In Bacillus sp. SB49, a single window of DNA contains:
- the guaB gene encoding IMP dehydrogenase yields MREDKFTKEGLTFDDVLLLPAKSDVLPRDVSLATELSPTLRLNMPIISAGMDTVTEAAMAIGMARQGGLGVIHKNMSIEEQAEHVDRVKRSESGVITNPFYLTPEHQVFDAEHLMGKFRISGVPIVNNEEEQKLVGILTNRDLRFIENYSIPIREVMTSENLVTAPVGTTLDEAEKILQQYKIEKLPMVDNQGVLKGLITIKDIEKVIEFPNSAKDSQGRLLVAAAVGVTADAMTRIDKLVDAGVDALVVDTAHGHSQGVIGQVKRIRDRHPEINIIAGNVATPEATRELIEAGADVVKVGIGPGSICTTRVVAGVGVPQITAIHDCATEAARHGKPIIADGGIKYSGDIVKALASGGHAVMLGSLLAGVTESPGETEIFQGRRFKVYRGMGSVGAMESGSKDRYFQNEQEAKKLVPEGIEGRMPYKGPLADTIHQLLGGLRSGMGYCGTPTIDALRNDSQFIRITGAGLKESHPHDVQITKEAPNYSV; encoded by the coding sequence ATGCGTGAAGACAAGTTTACTAAAGAAGGTTTAACATTTGACGATGTACTGCTTTTGCCTGCTAAATCAGATGTCCTGCCGCGTGATGTTTCTTTAGCGACAGAACTATCCCCGACGCTTCGGTTGAATATGCCGATCATCAGTGCCGGTATGGATACGGTTACGGAAGCAGCGATGGCGATCGGCATGGCACGACAAGGCGGTCTTGGTGTCATTCATAAGAATATGTCGATCGAAGAACAAGCTGAGCATGTCGATCGTGTGAAGCGGTCCGAGAGCGGCGTCATCACGAATCCATTCTATCTGACACCGGAACATCAGGTTTTTGATGCCGAACACTTGATGGGCAAGTTCCGTATTTCCGGTGTACCGATCGTAAACAATGAAGAAGAACAGAAACTTGTCGGAATCTTGACGAACCGTGACCTTCGCTTCATCGAAAACTACTCCATTCCGATCCGTGAAGTCATGACAAGCGAAAACCTGGTCACAGCTCCTGTCGGCACGACATTGGATGAAGCGGAGAAGATCCTTCAGCAATACAAGATCGAGAAGCTTCCGATGGTCGATAACCAAGGCGTACTGAAAGGCTTGATTACCATCAAGGATATCGAGAAGGTCATCGAATTCCCGAACTCTGCGAAAGATTCTCAAGGACGTCTGCTGGTTGCCGCAGCGGTAGGTGTCACAGCAGACGCCATGACTCGAATTGATAAACTTGTGGATGCCGGCGTCGATGCCCTTGTCGTCGATACGGCTCACGGCCATTCCCAAGGGGTTATCGGACAAGTGAAACGTATCCGCGACCGTCACCCTGAAATCAATATCATTGCCGGAAACGTCGCGACTCCGGAAGCGACACGCGAATTGATCGAAGCAGGTGCGGATGTCGTGAAGGTCGGAATCGGACCTGGATCCATCTGTACGACCCGCGTCGTAGCAGGAGTCGGAGTTCCTCAAATCACTGCCATTCATGATTGTGCAACGGAAGCTGCCCGCCACGGCAAACCGATCATCGCAGACGGTGGTATCAAGTATTCCGGAGATATCGTCAAGGCGCTTGCATCTGGTGGACATGCTGTTATGCTAGGCAGTCTTCTGGCAGGTGTAACAGAAAGCCCTGGTGAAACGGAAATATTCCAAGGCCGACGCTTTAAAGTGTATCGCGGTATGGGCTCTGTCGGCGCGATGGAATCCGGATCGAAAGACCGATATTTCCAAAATGAGCAGGAAGCGAAGAAACTGGTACCGGAAGGAATCGAAGGCCGCATGCCTTATAAAGGGCCGCTTGCGGATACGATCCATCAGCTTCTCGGCGGACTACGCTCCGGTATGGGCTATTGCGGCACACCGACAATCGACGCACTAAGGAACGATTCCCAGTTCATCCGTATCACAGGTGCAGGCCTGAAAGAGAGCCATCCGCATGACGTACAGATTACGAAAGAGGCGCCAAACTACTCCGTTTGA
- the pdxS gene encoding pyridoxal 5'-phosphate synthase lyase subunit PdxS has translation MSQTGTDRVKRGMAEMQKGGVIMDVVNAEQAKIAEEAGAVAVMALERVPADIRAAGGVARMADPTIVEEVMNAVSIPVMAKARIGHITEARVLEAMGVDYIDESEVLTPADEIYHIKKDDYTVPFVCGCRNIGEATRRIREGASMLRTKGEPGTGNIVEAVSHMRQVQSEIRKLRGLSEDEVMVFAKENGAPFDLLMEIREEGRLPVVNFAAGGIATPADAALMMELGADGVFVGSGIFKSNNPEKFARAIVEATTHYTDYKLIGELSKDLGTAMKGMEISTLTPDQRMQERSQ, from the coding sequence ATGTCACAAACAGGTACGGATCGCGTCAAACGCGGAATGGCCGAAATGCAAAAAGGTGGCGTCATCATGGACGTCGTAAACGCAGAGCAAGCAAAAATCGCGGAAGAGGCCGGCGCAGTAGCCGTTATGGCTCTTGAACGTGTACCAGCAGACATCCGTGCTGCAGGTGGAGTCGCTCGTATGGCGGATCCAACGATCGTAGAAGAAGTCATGAATGCTGTTTCTATTCCGGTAATGGCTAAAGCACGTATCGGTCACATCACAGAAGCTCGTGTCCTTGAAGCGATGGGTGTGGATTATATCGATGAGAGTGAAGTACTGACTCCAGCTGATGAAATCTACCACATCAAGAAAGATGACTACACGGTTCCTTTCGTTTGTGGATGCCGTAACATCGGAGAAGCGACTCGTCGTATCCGTGAAGGAGCTTCCATGCTTCGTACGAAAGGTGAGCCTGGTACAGGAAACATCGTGGAAGCAGTAAGCCACATGCGTCAAGTACAATCAGAAATCCGTAAACTTCGCGGGCTGTCTGAAGATGAAGTCATGGTATTTGCTAAAGAAAACGGCGCACCGTTCGATCTTCTTATGGAAATCCGTGAAGAAGGCCGTCTTCCTGTTGTAAACTTTGCAGCGGGTGGAATTGCTACTCCGGCTGATGCGGCTCTTATGATGGAGCTTGGAGCAGACGGTGTATTCGTTGGATCCGGTATCTTCAAGTCCAACAACCCTGAGAAATTCGCTCGTGCGATCGTAGAAGCGACGACTCACTATACGGACTACAAACTGATTGGTGAGCTGTCCAAAGACTTGGGTACAGCGATGAAAGGGATGGAAATCTCCACTCTTACACCTGATCAGCGCATGCAGGAACGCAGCCAGTAA
- a CDS encoding serine hydrolase yields MKQRLRASVAMTMVVLMTVFAVFMSPLSTYASTVDVGAKSAILVDADTGKILYEKEADLTLPPASMTKMMTEYLVLEAIDEGRISWDTTTQISPYAYEISANPEYSGVGLKMNKDYTVRELYEAMAINSDNATTITLAELVGGSEGEFVKMMNEKAKELGLPDYEFVNASGLDNAHLGDNHPEGTAADGVNMLSAKSAATLAYHLINNYPQALEISSQPTLEFEGKTVTNWNWMLPGMPGENLKQFEYEGMDGLKTGYTELAGNTFTGTAERDGVRLISVVMKSETRESRFQQTAELLDYGFQQFSRQELFPAGYAKEEESTVSVAKGKEDSVAIETSEAISTMVKNAEEDQYTLEYKLDKDKLNEDGELVAPVKKGDKVGTAVLVYNGEDNYSNLVSDEGETVELVAAEDVDKSNWFMLMLGAIGQFFADIFTGAVDMVKGWF; encoded by the coding sequence TTGAAACAAAGATTGAGAGCATCAGTGGCCATGACTATGGTCGTGCTTATGACAGTGTTTGCCGTATTTATGAGTCCATTGAGTACATATGCAAGCACCGTTGACGTTGGGGCGAAATCAGCGATCCTCGTTGATGCAGACACAGGGAAGATTTTGTATGAAAAAGAGGCAGATTTAACTCTACCTCCAGCAAGTATGACGAAGATGATGACAGAGTATCTCGTTTTGGAAGCGATTGATGAAGGAAGAATCAGCTGGGATACGACGACACAAATCAGTCCTTATGCTTATGAAATATCCGCCAACCCTGAATATTCAGGTGTCGGGTTAAAAATGAATAAAGATTATACGGTACGAGAACTATATGAAGCGATGGCGATCAACTCGGATAACGCCACGACGATTACACTGGCCGAGCTGGTTGGTGGAAGTGAAGGCGAATTCGTCAAAATGATGAATGAAAAAGCCAAGGAATTAGGTCTTCCGGATTATGAATTCGTGAACGCTTCTGGATTAGATAACGCCCACCTCGGGGATAACCACCCAGAAGGAACGGCGGCAGATGGAGTCAACATGCTTTCTGCCAAATCCGCTGCCACGCTTGCTTATCACCTGATCAATAATTATCCGCAGGCACTGGAAATCTCCAGTCAGCCGACATTAGAATTCGAAGGAAAAACCGTCACGAACTGGAACTGGATGCTTCCGGGAATGCCTGGAGAGAACTTGAAGCAGTTCGAATATGAAGGCATGGACGGCTTGAAAACCGGCTATACCGAGCTTGCGGGCAATACCTTTACAGGAACAGCTGAACGGGACGGTGTACGTCTGATTTCCGTCGTTATGAAATCAGAAACCCGTGAGAGCCGTTTCCAGCAGACAGCCGAACTGTTGGATTACGGATTCCAGCAATTCTCCCGCCAGGAACTATTCCCGGCAGGATATGCGAAAGAGGAAGAATCGACCGTTTCTGTTGCTAAAGGAAAAGAAGACAGTGTCGCTATTGAGACAAGCGAAGCAATAAGCACCATGGTGAAGAATGCCGAAGAAGATCAATACACACTGGAGTACAAGTTGGATAAGGACAAGCTGAATGAAGATGGAGAACTTGTCGCCCCGGTCAAAAAGGGAGACAAAGTCGGAACGGCCGTTCTTGTTTATAACGGGGAAGATAACTACAGCAACCTTGTTTCTGATGAAGGGGAGACCGTTGAACTCGTCGCTGCGGAAGACGTCGATAAATCAAACTGGTTCATGCTGATGCTTGGAGCAATCGGCCAATTCTTTGCGGATATCTTCACTGGTGCCGTAGATATGGTCAAAGGTTGGTTCTAA
- a CDS encoding winged helix-turn-helix transcriptional regulator — MAKYNIPVEAALEVIGGKWKVVILCHLIKKKRRTSELKRLMPGITQKMLTQQLRELEADGVLNRIVYNQVPPKVEYELTEYGWTLKGALDMLCEWGEQHIENTYPNKEDVLLDTEELEKV, encoded by the coding sequence ATGGCCAAGTACAACATCCCTGTAGAGGCTGCATTGGAAGTCATCGGAGGTAAATGGAAGGTCGTCATCCTCTGTCACTTGATCAAAAAGAAAAGGCGCACGTCCGAGTTGAAACGCTTGATGCCCGGCATCACACAAAAGATGCTGACTCAGCAGCTTCGTGAATTGGAAGCAGACGGCGTCCTGAACCGCATCGTTTATAATCAAGTACCACCGAAGGTAGAATATGAACTAACGGAATATGGATGGACGTTGAAAGGTGCCCTCGACATGCTTTGTGAATGGGGTGAACAGCATATCGAGAATACGTACCCGAACAAAGAAGATGTGCTACTGGACACAGAGGAATTAGAAAAAGTATAG
- a CDS encoding MFS transporter, giving the protein MSSQSQGVGKASIQTKENSNTFALLALAISAFGIGTTEFVPVGLLSSLAGDLSISITLAGLLISGYAVGVAVGAPVLTALTSRMGRKNLLMALMVIFIIGNSIAALSSSFGILLAARVITAFSHGIFFSIGSTIAASLVPENKRASAIAFMFTGLTVATVTGVPLGTFIGQHFGWRATFAGVALLGVIGIIASALLVPKDLEEAPPSKFSDQMKILKNSKIMLAFLITALGYGGTFVAFTYLAPLLEDITGFAPSLVSVILLVYGVAVAIGNTVGGKLSNRNPLKALFWMFVFQAVVLIVLTFAVPFKAVTLIVLFLMGLFAFMNVPALQILVVQLAEKYVPSAVNVASALNIAAFNVGIAIGSFVGGLIVDSIGLIHTPWIGGIMVIGAVLFTALLRRMES; this is encoded by the coding sequence ATGAGTTCCCAATCACAAGGTGTCGGAAAGGCATCCATTCAAACAAAAGAAAACAGCAATACGTTTGCATTATTAGCTCTTGCGATCAGTGCTTTTGGTATCGGAACGACAGAATTCGTTCCAGTCGGCCTGCTTTCTTCCCTTGCAGGTGACTTATCTATTTCCATTACACTTGCCGGTCTGTTGATTTCCGGTTATGCGGTGGGGGTTGCCGTCGGTGCTCCTGTTTTGACTGCTTTAACAAGTAGAATGGGACGAAAGAATCTGCTTATGGCACTTATGGTAATTTTTATTATAGGTAATTCCATCGCTGCTTTATCGTCCAGTTTCGGTATATTGTTGGCTGCGCGGGTAATTACGGCTTTTTCTCATGGTATTTTCTTTTCCATCGGTTCGACCATTGCAGCAAGTCTTGTCCCTGAGAATAAGCGGGCAAGTGCAATTGCCTTTATGTTTACAGGATTGACGGTAGCCACGGTAACAGGGGTCCCGCTCGGTACTTTCATCGGTCAGCACTTCGGCTGGAGGGCGACCTTCGCCGGTGTGGCTTTACTTGGTGTGATCGGCATCATTGCAAGTGCTTTACTTGTACCGAAAGATTTAGAGGAAGCACCACCCTCCAAATTCTCGGATCAAATGAAAATATTAAAGAACAGTAAAATTATGCTTGCTTTCCTTATAACGGCTCTCGGGTATGGTGGAACATTTGTTGCGTTTACCTATCTGGCTCCACTGTTAGAGGATATCACCGGCTTTGCTCCCAGCCTTGTCAGTGTCATCCTGCTCGTTTACGGAGTGGCAGTGGCGATCGGTAACACGGTCGGCGGGAAGCTTTCCAACCGTAACCCGCTGAAGGCGTTGTTCTGGATGTTCGTCTTTCAGGCAGTGGTTCTGATCGTGCTTACCTTTGCCGTTCCATTCAAGGCCGTCACTCTGATCGTTCTTTTCCTGATGGGACTGTTTGCATTTATGAACGTTCCTGCTTTGCAGATATTAGTGGTTCAGCTGGCGGAGAAATACGTCCCTTCTGCTGTCAATGTCGCCTCCGCTTTGAATATTGCGGCCTTTAACGTCGGTATTGCCATCGGTTCCTTTGTCGGTGGGTTGATTGTAGATTCCATCGGTCTGATCCATACACCTTGGATCGGCGGTATAATGGTTATTGGTGCTGTTCTATTCACCGCTCTCCTGAGACGGATGGAGAGCTGA
- the modB gene encoding molybdate ABC transporter permease subunit → MSYYPLYLSLKVAAIATVFVFLTGTLAARWISRRIFPGKSVLESIFLMPLVLPPTVTGFALLYLFGSNGFIGSWLMESFGIRVIFSWTGAVIASTVVAFPLMYQSASAAFANYDKDLENAALTMGASKWKVFFTISLPLAWPGLLAGLVMTFARSLGEFGATLMIAGYIPGKTDTIPLAIYFAVESGRMEQAYMWVLIIVALGFSTVLWLNIWTKKKISSHPH, encoded by the coding sequence GTGAGTTATTATCCGCTCTACCTATCCCTCAAAGTAGCAGCCATCGCAACCGTTTTTGTTTTTCTTACGGGGACTCTGGCAGCAAGGTGGATTTCCAGACGAATATTTCCCGGGAAAAGTGTCCTGGAGTCTATTTTCCTCATGCCGCTGGTACTTCCGCCGACTGTAACCGGATTCGCCCTTTTATATCTGTTCGGCTCTAATGGATTCATCGGCAGCTGGCTGATGGAATCGTTCGGCATCCGGGTCATCTTCTCCTGGACAGGAGCGGTAATCGCTTCAACGGTGGTCGCTTTTCCACTCATGTATCAAAGCGCCTCCGCCGCTTTTGCCAACTACGATAAAGATTTGGAAAACGCCGCACTTACAATGGGAGCATCGAAGTGGAAAGTGTTCTTCACGATCTCTCTTCCCCTAGCATGGCCCGGCTTATTGGCAGGTCTCGTCATGACATTCGCAAGGTCACTGGGCGAGTTCGGCGCAACCCTTATGATCGCCGGCTACATCCCCGGGAAGACCGATACCATTCCACTCGCAATTTATTTTGCTGTCGAATCCGGACGAATGGAACAGGCCTACATGTGGGTACTGATTATCGTCGCACTCGGATTCAGCACCGTCCTTTGGTTGAATATATGGACGAAGAAGAAAATCTCCTCCCATCCTCATTAA
- a CDS encoding deoxynucleoside kinase produces the protein MNARERYGIPHDSVITIAGTVGVGKSTMTNAIADALQFRTSFEKVDTNPYLDKFYQDFERWSFHLQIYFLAERFKEQKKIFEYGGGFIQDRSIYEDTGIFARMHYEKGTMSETDYETYRNLFDAMVMTPYFPHPDLLIYLEGSFEDILSRIKERGRPMEQETPVEYWEEMFKRYDNWIDNFNSCPVLRLNIADYDVLNDESSIEPVLEKIGHFIQESRKWRSSRLLT, from the coding sequence ATGAATGCACGTGAACGCTATGGTATACCACATGACAGCGTGATAACAATCGCCGGTACAGTTGGAGTTGGAAAGTCTACGATGACAAATGCCATTGCTGATGCCCTCCAATTCCGTACCTCCTTTGAAAAGGTGGATACGAACCCGTATCTTGATAAATTCTATCAGGATTTCGAACGCTGGAGTTTCCATCTGCAAATTTACTTCCTCGCCGAACGCTTCAAGGAACAGAAGAAAATCTTCGAATACGGAGGCGGCTTCATCCAGGACCGTTCCATCTATGAAGATACCGGGATCTTCGCCCGGATGCACTACGAGAAAGGAACGATGTCGGAAACGGATTATGAAACCTACCGCAATCTGTTTGATGCAATGGTCATGACACCGTACTTCCCTCATCCTGACCTTCTCATTTACCTGGAAGGTTCTTTTGAAGATATCCTTTCCCGCATCAAAGAACGAGGCCGGCCGATGGAACAGGAAACTCCTGTCGAATATTGGGAAGAAATGTTTAAGCGTTACGATAATTGGATCGACAATTTCAATTCCTGCCCCGTTCTTCGTCTGAACATCGCCGACTATGATGTTTTGAACGATGAATCAAGCATTGAACCGGTATTAGAGAAAATCGGCCACTTCATCCAGGAATCACGCAAATGGCGTTCCAGCCGTCTGCTCACATAA
- a CDS encoding NAD(P)-dependent oxidoreductase has translation MKIVVFGATGGTGLSFVKQALESGHEVTAFVRTPDKWMLVHERLRVVEGDALDREAVSAVMEGQEAVVSCLGSDSLKQKDNLERMAGNLVRGMLEHRISRILYVASAGIYKEIPGFTGWMSRLILKNVLKDHSQAVNAIMAAGLDYTIARPMRLDDGGVTKMYRTSPTVPKDGRRINRGDVAHFLLKALEEGRHLKETVGLAN, from the coding sequence ATGAAAATCGTTGTATTTGGTGCGACTGGAGGAACGGGTCTTTCCTTTGTGAAACAGGCACTTGAATCAGGCCATGAGGTAACCGCCTTTGTACGGACACCGGATAAATGGATGCTTGTCCATGAGCGCCTGCGTGTCGTAGAGGGAGATGCCCTCGACAGAGAAGCCGTTTCCGCTGTAATGGAAGGACAGGAAGCTGTCGTATCGTGTCTCGGATCTGACAGCCTGAAACAGAAGGATAATCTGGAAAGAATGGCGGGGAATCTCGTTCGGGGCATGCTTGAACATCGTATTTCCCGTATTCTGTACGTTGCTTCTGCCGGTATTTATAAAGAGATCCCAGGCTTTACAGGGTGGATGTCCCGGCTTATTTTGAAGAACGTCCTTAAGGATCACAGCCAGGCGGTCAATGCCATTATGGCAGCAGGACTCGATTATACGATCGCCCGTCCGATGCGCCTCGATGACGGTGGTGTGACAAAGATGTACCGTACTTCGCCTACAGTTCCGAAGGATGGAAGAAGAATCAATCGGGGCGACGTCGCTCATTTCCTACTGAAGGCTTTGGAAGAAGGCCGTCACCTAAAAGAAACCGTCGGCCTGGCCAACTGA
- a CDS encoding deoxynucleoside kinase: MGDLPFISVEGPIGVGKTSLSKKLAAQFDFHLLKEIVEENPFLGKFYDDIEEWSFQTEMFFLCNRFKQLEDIERKYLQLGKPVIADYHISKNMIFARRTLREDQFDKYARIFDILTHDMPKPNMVVYLHASLDTLMDRIRMRNRDVEANIQPSYLEQLSKDYDAFMQHFERENPDIPVIRLNGDKLDFVKRQDDLDQIVGLVEQHLNKGEVIK; this comes from the coding sequence ATGGGGGACCTGCCTTTCATTTCCGTCGAAGGGCCCATAGGGGTCGGGAAGACGTCTTTGTCTAAAAAGCTCGCCGCCCAATTTGACTTTCATTTGTTGAAAGAAATCGTGGAGGAAAATCCGTTTTTAGGCAAATTCTATGATGATATCGAGGAATGGAGTTTCCAAACAGAAATGTTCTTTCTATGCAACCGTTTCAAGCAGCTGGAAGACATTGAACGCAAATACTTGCAGCTTGGAAAACCTGTCATTGCCGATTACCATATATCTAAAAACATGATCTTTGCAAGACGCACCCTGAGAGAGGATCAGTTCGACAAATACGCCCGGATTTTTGACATTCTTACTCACGACATGCCGAAACCGAATATGGTCGTCTATCTGCATGCAAGTCTGGACACATTAATGGACAGGATCCGGATGCGCAATCGTGATGTAGAAGCAAACATCCAACCGTCTTATTTGGAGCAGCTCTCTAAAGATTACGATGCGTTCATGCAGCATTTTGAGAGGGAGAATCCGGACATACCGGTTATCCGATTGAACGGGGATAAGCTTGACTTCGTAAAGCGACAGGACGACCTCGACCAAATTGTCGGACTCGTGGAACAACACTTGAATAAAGGAGAAGTAATCAAATGA
- the pdxT gene encoding pyridoxal 5'-phosphate synthase glutaminase subunit PdxT: protein MTTIGVLGLQGAFREHVRSVEASGAEAVVVKKKEQLEQIDGLIIPGGESTTIRRLIDKYDFLEPIRQFGKAGKPIFGTCAGLILLASEIDGSYDVHLGLMDIKVRRNAFGRQRESFEADLDIEGVAEGFNAVFIRAPYIEGVGEETKVLARYDGHIVAAQQDQYLACSFHPELTDDHRITAHFVKMVENSRKTLAL from the coding sequence ATGACTACAATCGGTGTATTAGGTTTACAAGGCGCTTTTCGTGAGCATGTTCGTTCTGTCGAGGCATCAGGAGCAGAAGCTGTCGTCGTTAAGAAGAAGGAACAGCTGGAACAAATCGACGGTTTGATCATTCCCGGTGGAGAGAGCACAACCATCCGCCGGTTGATTGACAAATACGATTTCCTTGAGCCGATCCGTCAATTCGGAAAAGCAGGGAAGCCGATCTTCGGTACGTGTGCCGGCCTGATTCTCCTTGCATCTGAAATCGACGGTTCCTATGATGTCCACCTCGGTCTGATGGATATCAAAGTACGCCGCAATGCTTTCGGCCGACAGCGGGAAAGCTTTGAAGCGGATCTTGATATCGAAGGGGTGGCGGAAGGATTCAATGCGGTCTTCATCCGTGCTCCTTATATCGAAGGTGTCGGTGAAGAAACGAAAGTGCTGGCCCGCTATGACGGACATATCGTCGCAGCTCAGCAGGACCAGTACCTGGCATGTTCTTTCCACCCTGAATTGACAGATGACCACCGCATCACGGCTCATTTTGTGAAAATGGTGGAGAACTCCCGTAAAACACTTGCATTATAA
- the serS gene encoding serine--tRNA ligase, producing MLDMKYLRQNFDEVKAKLQNRGEDLSDLDAFGDLDSKRRELIQETEELKAKRNEVSKEISQLKKAKEDADDKIKEMREVGDRIKTLDTEWKEVEEKLETMLLSIPNIPHESVPVGEDEDDNQEARKWGELPAFNFEAKPHWDVATDLGMLDFERASKVTGSRFVFYKGLGARLERALLNFMMDLHSDEHGYQEMLPPQMVNRTSMTGTGQLPKFEEDAFKIQDWDYYLVPTAEVPVTNFHREEILSAADLPQKFVAFSTNFRSEAGSAGRDTRGLIRQHQFNKVELVQLAKPEDSYDVLEELTGHAEKVLQLLKLPYRVMSMCTGDLGFTAAKKYDIEVWIPSQETYREISSCSNFEDFQARRAGIRFRRDEKAKPEFVHTLNGSGLAIGRTVAAILENYQQEDGSVVVPEVLRPYMGGKDAISK from the coding sequence ATGTTAGACATGAAGTATCTGCGTCAGAACTTTGACGAAGTAAAAGCGAAGCTGCAAAACCGCGGGGAAGACTTGTCTGATCTGGATGCATTCGGTGATCTCGACAGTAAACGCCGGGAGCTGATTCAGGAAACAGAAGAGCTGAAAGCGAAGAGGAATGAAGTTTCCAAGGAAATCTCCCAACTGAAGAAAGCGAAGGAAGATGCGGACGATAAGATTAAGGAAATGCGCGAAGTCGGCGATCGTATCAAAACGCTTGATACAGAATGGAAAGAAGTCGAGGAGAAATTGGAAACGATGCTGTTATCTATTCCGAACATTCCTCATGAAAGTGTTCCTGTCGGAGAAGATGAAGACGACAACCAGGAAGCGAGAAAATGGGGAGAACTCCCTGCCTTCAACTTTGAAGCGAAGCCGCACTGGGACGTGGCGACAGACCTTGGTATGCTGGACTTCGAGCGTGCCTCTAAGGTGACGGGAAGCCGTTTCGTATTCTACAAAGGCCTTGGTGCCCGCTTGGAGCGTGCCCTGCTCAACTTCATGATGGACCTTCATTCTGATGAGCACGGATATCAGGAGATGCTGCCACCACAAATGGTTAATCGTACCTCTATGACTGGTACAGGCCAGCTTCCGAAGTTCGAAGAAGATGCCTTTAAGATTCAGGACTGGGATTATTACCTCGTTCCAACGGCAGAGGTTCCAGTTACGAACTTCCACAGGGAAGAAATATTAAGTGCAGCAGATCTTCCACAGAAGTTTGTCGCTTTCAGCACCAACTTCCGTTCTGAAGCAGGTTCTGCCGGCCGCGATACCCGCGGACTCATCCGCCAGCACCAATTCAACAAAGTCGAGCTTGTCCAGCTTGCCAAGCCGGAGGATTCTTACGATGTATTGGAAGAACTCACCGGTCATGCGGAGAAAGTACTCCAGCTGTTGAAACTTCCTTACCGTGTCATGAGCATGTGCACAGGCGATCTTGGTTTCACAGCAGCGAAGAAATACGATATCGAAGTGTGGATCCCGAGTCAGGAAACATACCGCGAAATCAGCTCCTGCTCTAACTTTGAAGATTTCCAGGCGCGTCGAGCCGGTATCCGTTTCCGCCGTGACGAGAAAGCGAAGCCGGAATTCGTCCATACACTGAATGGTTCCGGACTTGCCATCGGTCGTACCGTTGCAGCGATCTTGGAAAACTATCAGCAGGAAGATGGTTCTGTCGTCGTGCCGGAAGTGCTTCGTCCATATATGGGTGGCAAAGACGCCATCAGCAAATAA
- a CDS encoding NUDIX hydrolase yields MGYVQELRALVGHRPLILVGSVVIVRNEEGKILLQQRRSPHGVWGLPGGLMELGESTEQVARREVYEETGLTLGTLSLMDVYSGEDQYSKVENGDEFYVVTTVYHTQEYSGILRRNEESLQLAFIDPEALPDRMVGSHRNMIQAFLSKQKQPRPD; encoded by the coding sequence ATGGGTTATGTTCAGGAACTTCGCGCCCTTGTCGGTCATCGCCCGCTGATACTTGTCGGTTCTGTTGTCATCGTGAGGAACGAAGAAGGGAAAATACTTCTCCAGCAGCGTCGTTCTCCGCACGGCGTCTGGGGGCTTCCCGGCGGATTAATGGAGCTTGGCGAAAGCACAGAGCAGGTCGCTCGCAGGGAAGTCTATGAGGAAACCGGTTTGACGCTTGGTACTCTTTCCTTGATGGATGTCTATTCGGGGGAAGATCAGTACAGCAAAGTGGAAAACGGTGATGAATTCTATGTCGTCACAACCGTTTATCACACGCAGGAGTACAGCGGGATATTAAGACGAAACGAAGAATCGCTGCAGCTTGCATTTATAGATCCTGAAGCGCTCCCTGACCGGATGGTCGGGAGCCACCGGAATATGATACAGGCATTCCTATCTAAACAAAAACAACCGCGGCCGGACTAA